From the Deltaproteobacteria bacterium genome, the window ACATCGTGCGCTTTTTGCGCGGCTGGAACCGCTCGCTCAAGTTCTACCAGGAAAATCCCGAATCGATGATTCCCTATATTCAAAAGAAACTGGCGGTCAGCGATGCCAAAATGGCCCGGCGCATGTACGATGAGGACCACGAAATTATTTCCCTCAGCGGGATTTTGAATAACGATGCCGCGCGTGAGATTCTCGACACGGCGCGGGAAGCGCTGCGCATCAAAGAGGTTGTCGCGCCGGAAAAGGCTTTCGATTTTTCCTTGGCGGCGGAGGCGGGGAGGTAAGTTATCAGTGGGCAGTTGTCAGTTTTCAGTGACAGAAGGATTTCGATTTCACTGTTTGCCTTTCACCGCGGCGCGCAGAAAGCTGTAATCGACCACGTCGGACTGCGTTACCAGCTTGGTGATCTTCGATAAAGTTTTAGCTTCATCGATGGCGGCATTGAGCGAGGCGTCGTCGACGAAGCCGTCTTGGGCCAGGGCGTCGACCAAGTATTTATAAGCTTCTTCCATCACTTCCTTCGAGTAGCCATATTTTCTCTGGGCAAATGAAATGAAGCCGGCTCGTTCGGTTTTCAATGTCCGCGTGGAGCGCAGGAAGGCGCGCACCATGCGCTGGACTTGGCCGGGATTTTTGTGAATTTTTTCCAGGCTGGTGGCCAGACCGGTAAGCGGACGCTGGAGTATTTTCCCGGCGTAGACCAATTCATGATAGCCGTCTTTTTTCAGTTGGATGTTGAGCGGTACCGGCATATGGGTCGCCTGTACCGTGCCGGCCATGAGCGCGGCGTGGCGCAGGGTGTCCGGTCCGAGGGTGATGATGGTCACATCTTTTTCCGGATCGAGACCGAGGGAGCGCAGGCCGACGCGGGCTGCGAGATCGCCGGTGGCGCCAAACGAACTGACGCCGACGCGTTTGCCGCGTAGCGCCGCGGCGTTGGGAATCTCCGGGCGCGACATCAACGCGTGCAGCACCCGCGCGAAATCAAAACTAAGGTTGCGCACCGGCAAACCGAGCAGGGCGCCGCGAATGATCGTGCCGGTGCTGTAGCTGTAGTCGATATCGCCCGAGAGCAACGCCTTGATGCCGAGATCGGCGCGCAACGAAACGTAGACCAGATCGATGCCTTCGTCGCGGTAAAAACCGCGCTCGATGCCGTACAGCAAAGGCCCGATGGAAAGCGCGGCGCGCGCCGAGTGGCCGACGATGACTTTTTCTTGGGCGCTGGCCACGCTGCTCAAACTCAGGAAGAATGAAAATAAAATTAACTGCATAAACCGTCGGGGCCAGAAGGTCGGCACAGAAATTCTTTTGCAACCATCCGGCTTCCCCCTTTGAAAAAGGGGGAGCGAGGGGGATTTGCTCCTGTACTCAGCTTGAAATCCCCCCTCGCCCGCCTTGTTTAAAGGGGGCAATTGCCGAGGCGGATTTTTCACTTGTTTGAATGAACTGGGGAAAGCAAAAGTATTTTTCGTCATTGCGAATTCCTTGGACCACCTGTGTAACAAGTCCACCGCAAGCTTGCAAAGCATAGGGCAAACTCCTATTTCTGAGTGGGTCGGAGGAGATGCGATGGGTTATAAAGATGTCAGAGAGTGGATCGAGCAAGTTCAGCAGATGGGCGAACTCAAAGTGGTCGAAGGGGCTGATTGGAATTTAGAAATCGGCGCCTTGTCGGTGCTCGCTTCGAAGCATAAAGAGAATAGCCCGGCATTGCTTTTCGACAAGATCAAAGACTACCCGGCGGGCTACCGCATTCTTGTCGGCTTCTTCGAGAGTTTGAAGCGCTCCGCTCTCACCACCAATCTACCGTTGGACATCGACCGCGAAGGATTTATCAAAGCTTGGCGCGAGCGCTTAGCCAAGCCTGAGTCGATTCCCCCCGTGACGGTTTCTTCTGGGCCGATCTTGGAAAATGTTTTTTCCGGCGACGATATCGATCTATTTAAATTCCCCGTGCCGCGCTGGCATGAACGCGACGGCGGCCGCTACATCGGCACCGGCCACGTGGTCATTACGCGCGACCCGGAAGAAGATTGGGTGAACGTCGGCTGCTACCGCGTCATGGTACACGATCGTAACACCATGGGTATGAACATCTCGCCGGGAAAACACGGCCGGCTGCATCGGCAAAAATATTTCGACAAAGGAAAACCCTGCCCTGTGGTGTGTTGTTTCGGCGTCGATCCGCTGCTGCACATGATCGCGACCCGGCCTGAGCCCTACGGCCGCAGTGAATTCGACGCAGTGGGCGGACTCAAGGGCGAGGCGGTGGAAGTTATTCGCGGCGAAGTCACCGGCTTGCCGATTCCCGCCTACGCCGAGATCGCCATCGAAGGCGAGTTTTTGCCGGATCAAGGGAGAGAGGAAGGGCCCTTTAGCGAGTGGACCGGCTATTACGCCAGCGGCGAAAAGATGGAGCCGTTGGTAAAAGTGCACCGGCTCTATCATCGCAACGATCCGATCATCACCGCGTCGCCGGAATATCGGCCGACGGCGCGCGCCGAGCATTGTTATGAATTGTTACGCGCGGCTTACATTCGCGATCAGGTGGAAAAGGCCGGCGTGCCGGACGTCACCGCGGTGGCAAGTTATTTTCGCCGCTTCATGACCGTGTTGGCGATTCGCCAGCGCTATCCCGGCCACTCGCGCCAAGCGGGAATGATCGCCAGCCAATGCCAGGGCGCGGCCTACTTGGGGCGCTACGTCATCGTCGTCGACGACGATATCGATGTTTACGATATCGACGATGTGCTGTGGGCGATGTGCAGCCGCTCCGATCCGGTGGATTCCGCGGAAATTATCCGGCGCTGTTGGAGCGGGCCTCTCGATCCGATTATTCCGCGCGAGCTCAAAGGCTTGAGCTCGCGCATGATCATCGACGCCTGCCGGCCCTTCGAATGGCGCGACAAGTTTCCACCCGCCGCCCAAATCAGTCCAGCGCGCCAACAGGCGGTGATGGAAAAGTGGCGCAAAGAATTGTTTAGTTAGTGTCGAGCGTTTGGTGGCGGCGTGCGTCTAATCGCCAAGGGGAGGATCGCCAATGAGACCGAGAGTCCTAGCATTTCAAATGGCCGGAGTTTTCTTGTTGGTTTCGCTGGCGTCCTTCGCCGCGGAAAAAACTCCGGCTACGACCCCGGCCAAAGCGCCGGCCACGGCGGCGATGCAAAACAGCCAGCCGAAGAAATCTAAGAGCGGCAAGACGCCCAAGGCGCTCAAGTACCGCGGCGATATTTCCGCCATTGACGCAGCCAGCGGCGCAGTTTCAGTTAAGGGGCTGGCCGGTGAAAAACAATTTATGACCCAGGATGCGGCCAAGGATGCGGTGGAACGATTGTCGGTCGGCGATAACGTCCGGGTGATTTACTCGGATAAAGAAGGCAAGCTGCTCGCCACTTCCGTGCGCAGACTTAAAGTCAAGCAAACAAAAGCTTCATCCTCCACGCCGACGAAAGCCGCCGACAGTAAAACCACGGCGCCACAGAAGAACAGCCAGGCAGCTGGAAAATAATCACTGGCAGCCGATCCGCCATTACTTGCCGCGGGGAAATAACATCCGATCGTTCGTCACTGGTGGCGTTTCGCTTTCAACTCTCGGCGCATTTGTTCGACCGGCTTGAGCTGCATCAAGCGCTTGATGGCGATGCCGGCGATGCCGCTAAAATCGATACTACCATTGACCAGCGCCGCGATGCCGGCCGGTCCGCCCATGGCGATGACTTCGTTGTCGAGGTTCTCATCGCGAAATAATCCCCGCTCCTCGGCGCCGTAGAGCGACAAGTAATGAATCGTCGCCGACGGAAAGGTGGTGCGAAATTTTTTCGCTACCGCTGACTAATTGAAAAAAATTGAAGCAACTAAAGTCTTCGGCAACCGCTTAGCCGATTGAGACTGGGTAAAAATTGGCGAGGCCAGACTCTTGCGAGTCTGGCCTCGTGCCACTGAGTGTGACGGGTACTCAGTGGCTACCGCTATCCCGTGGGAGCTGTGCTGAAGGAGGCAGCGCGGGATGCGGCAAGCTAATTCATTTTACTGTTGCTGGCTGGCTGAAACCATTTCGATTGTCGCCGACGGCGTTGCAAGTAAGTGTCCTTGGGCCATTCCCACGTGCGGCCTGGAAGATTGTCACCGAAGTAGGGTGCGCCGTTAACTTTGCTCTGTGAGAACACCATCTGCCAAAAGCTCTGTCCGCCAAGTTCAGAATTTGTTTGTTCCATTTTCGTCGCTCCTTCTTTGATAATCTTTATGCGAATTAGGCTTCCCAAAATCATGGCCGTCTCCTGATGATGAATTTTGTTCTCCGTCCTAACTAATCTTGCTGCTTGTTTCGTCACGTCGTTGGTTTCTAGTAAAAGCAGGAGCCGTGCCGAAGTCGAGAACTTACCGAATCTCGTAGTCTGTCCTGAAATGTCGTCATGTTGGGCTTAAGCGGCACCGGCAGTTGAGTCCGGCATGGCGCGGCGGCCAGGCTTTCGGTCATCGGTGCCGGAAGCGCGCCGGCGCGATGTCATGGCAATGGAAGACCTGACGGGAAATGACGCATGTGGCCGTTTGTCCTCGCATCGTTGGGCCGCGCTAAATCGCCGATTCGAGCCGGCTTGAAGATCGACTCGGTAGTTTTGGGAAGTTTGGCGAAGCCGGTTCAGAGCGGATGCCCGTTGCGGGGTTGCGGCACGGGGGGCGTGTTTGTGGCTCGTGATCGTGGTCGTAATCTGGGCGAACACGAGCCAGGAACGCGATCATGCATTTTGCGCGAACTTTTTACCTGTCGTGGAACTTGGCGGTATCGCCGCCGCTGGAATAAACCGATTATTTTTTCTCGCGGAAAACTTCGTCGGTGAGTGAGTAATCCATCACTTGCGCAGCGGGCACGGGCGTGGGTATCAGTTTGGACGCATAGGCTTGATCGTAAATTTCTTGCAAATCCTTGATCGGTATCTTGCCGTCGGTGGTGAAACCGTTGAGCCAAGACTTGTATGACTCTTCGGCGACCTTGGTGGAGATTTTCCATTTATTGGCGATATAGTTCACCATCCAGGTTTTTTCCCGCCGGTTAAAATCCATCGCCTCGAAGGTGGCGCGAATCACCGCTTTGACGCCGGCTGGGTCTTTTTTCAGTTTCGCTTCATGGGTAGCGATGCCGCCGGAGGCGGAACGTAGGTTGAATTCCGGTCCCGAGGCGATATCGCGATAGCCTTTCTGTGTCATGACGACGTTGTGTGGAAGCGACAGCACGGCGGCGGCGACGCTGCCTTGGCTGAGCGCCTGCACGCTGTTCGATACCGAGCCGGTTTGAATGTAGGTGACCAGATCGGGATTGACGCCTTTACGTTTGATCAAGTCGCGGGCGACGATGTCTTGCAGCGTCGCTAAGCGATCGACCGCCACTGTTTTGCCGACAAGATCTTCAGCGCGGCGAATCTCCGGATTGCCGATCAACCAGAACAGCGTGCGGTCGTGGGTGACCATGATGCCTTTGAATGGCAAGCCGCGCGCGGCGCCGACCAGCGGCCCAGTGATACCGGTGAGATAATCGATTTCGCCGGTGACCAATGCCGAGGTTTGCACCGCGCCGGCGAGCTGTATCAGGTCGACGTCGAGTCCATGCTTTTTGAAAATGCCGGCATCTTTGGCGACGAAGAAAGTAAGAAACGTGATGCTAAACGCGGGATAGCCCATGCGAACTTTTTTTAGTTCCTGGGATCTGACGGATCCGACGGATATTAGCGTTAGGACGAATAAAATAAGCGCGCGGGTTGTGAGCTTGCCGTAATGGGTTGCGTTAGTATTCATGGTTCCTCTCAACGATAAAGCCGGTCGATGAAGCCTTCCTTGGCCAACTTGTCGACGATGCTGT encodes:
- a CDS encoding UbiD family decarboxylase, encoding MGYKDVREWIEQVQQMGELKVVEGADWNLEIGALSVLASKHKENSPALLFDKIKDYPAGYRILVGFFESLKRSALTTNLPLDIDREGFIKAWRERLAKPESIPPVTVSSGPILENVFSGDDIDLFKFPVPRWHERDGGRYIGTGHVVITRDPEEDWVNVGCYRVMVHDRNTMGMNISPGKHGRLHRQKYFDKGKPCPVVCCFGVDPLLHMIATRPEPYGRSEFDAVGGLKGEAVEVIRGEVTGLPIPAYAEIAIEGEFLPDQGREEGPFSEWTGYYASGEKMEPLVKVHRLYHRNDPIITASPEYRPTARAEHCYELLRAAYIRDQVEKAGVPDVTAVASYFRRFMTVLAIRQRYPGHSRQAGMIASQCQGAAYLGRYVIVVDDDIDVYDIDDVLWAMCSRSDPVDSAEIIRRCWSGPLDPIIPRELKGLSSRMIIDACRPFEWRDKFPPAAQISPARQQAVMEKWRKELFS
- a CDS encoding ABC transporter substrate-binding protein, encoding MNTNATHYGKLTTRALILFVLTLISVGSVRSQELKKVRMGYPAFSITFLTFFVAKDAGIFKKHGLDVDLIQLAGAVQTSALVTGEIDYLTGITGPLVGAARGLPFKGIMVTHDRTLFWLIGNPEIRRAEDLVGKTVAVDRLATLQDIVARDLIKRKGVNPDLVTYIQTGSVSNSVQALSQGSVAAAVLSLPHNVVMTQKGYRDIASGPEFNLRSASGGIATHEAKLKKDPAGVKAVIRATFEAMDFNRREKTWMVNYIANKWKISTKVAEESYKSWLNGFTTDGKIPIKDLQEIYDQAYASKLIPTPVPAAQVMDYSLTDEVFREKK
- a CDS encoding ABC transporter substrate-binding protein, yielding MLCKLAVDLLHRWSKEFAMTKNTFAFPSSFKQVKNPPRQLPPLNKAGEGGFQAEYRSKSPSLPLFQRGKPDGCKRISVPTFWPRRFMQLILFSFFLSLSSVASAQEKVIVGHSARAALSIGPLLYGIERGFYRDEGIDLVYVSLRADLGIKALLSGDIDYSYSTGTIIRGALLGLPVRNLSFDFARVLHALMSRPEIPNAAALRGKRVGVSSFGATGDLAARVGLRSLGLDPEKDVTIITLGPDTLRHAALMAGTVQATHMPVPLNIQLKKDGYHELVYAGKILQRPLTGLATSLEKIHKNPGQVQRMVRAFLRSTRTLKTERAGFISFAQRKYGYSKEVMEEAYKYLVDALAQDGFVDDASLNAAIDEAKTLSKITKLVTQSDVVDYSFLRAAVKGKQ